The following are encoded in a window of Methanocella sp. genomic DNA:
- a CDS encoding uroporphyrinogen-III synthase codes for MKRVAVTRPAKFLPAAAEYLRLKGMEAVPVPMMELVPRKDGDIDAFLERLSAGQVDVMVLTSQNGFLFLLERLGDDVEHFLGLIDGVRVLAIGPKTKKALEEHAIWASLVPSTYSSEGIVKEFSFPRKHVEVLRSDHGNPALIKGLEDGGAVVHETVLYDIVPLDGEEQEAFVREVLAGRIDAFTFTSTMTAKSLFLKAQSMGVLSELKRAINAKKVAVIGNPTAQYLAGNGIRVDVVPERFTFEDMIDALAKAL; via the coding sequence ATGAAGCGGGTGGCAGTCACCCGCCCGGCGAAGTTCCTGCCGGCGGCGGCGGAGTACCTGCGCTTGAAGGGCATGGAGGCCGTGCCCGTCCCCATGATGGAGCTGGTACCCAGGAAGGACGGCGACATCGACGCCTTTCTGGAGCGGCTCAGCGCCGGCCAGGTGGACGTCATGGTCCTCACCAGCCAGAACGGCTTTTTGTTCCTTCTGGAGCGGCTCGGCGACGACGTGGAGCACTTTTTGGGCCTCATCGACGGCGTCAGGGTGCTGGCCATCGGCCCGAAGACGAAGAAGGCGCTTGAGGAGCACGCCATATGGGCGAGTCTGGTGCCCTCCACGTATTCGAGCGAGGGCATCGTCAAAGAGTTCTCGTTCCCGAGGAAGCACGTGGAAGTCCTCCGCAGCGACCACGGCAACCCGGCCCTCATAAAAGGCCTGGAAGACGGCGGGGCCGTCGTGCACGAGACCGTTCTCTACGATATCGTGCCTCTGGACGGCGAGGAGCAGGAGGCCTTCGTGCGCGAAGTGCTCGCTGGCCGCATCGACGCCTTCACCTTTACGAGCACCATGACGGCGAAAAGTCTTTTCCTCAAGGCGCAGTCCATGGGCGTTTTAAGCGAGCTGAAGCGGGCCATCAACGCGAAAAAAGTGGCAGTCATCGGGAACCCGACGGCGCAGTACCTTGCCGGGAACGGCATCCGGGTCGACGTGGTGCCCGAGAGGTTCACCTTCGAGGACATGATCGACGCGCTGGCGAAAGCGCTTTAA